A single region of the Streptomyces sp. NBC_00425 genome encodes:
- a CDS encoding ABC transporter permease, which yields MKTVRLAWRITRLNFRAQLEYRSEFLMMVAIGAVWQVSVIVFATVLLTRFSGMGGWDSSDVLLIPATRMLAHGLFVLFLGRMHGIGYFIQEGKIDVCLVRPMSVHLQVQLRVFPTNAIGDLTVAVGLMAGALSRSELDWTAGRTSYLIAAVLGGMLLEAALFTAVASAALRFPAADYWGRWLEELLGTFGSYPLNVLPKAVGGFLTYGLPLAFVAYFPAAVLTGHAQGTGVPYWLAAVSPLLGLLAYLGSRLLWRWSLGHYTGVNG from the coding sequence CTGAAGACCGTGCGCCTGGCGTGGCGGATCACGCGTCTCAACTTCCGCGCGCAGTTGGAATACCGTTCCGAGTTTCTGATGATGGTCGCGATCGGCGCCGTCTGGCAGGTGTCGGTGATCGTTTTCGCCACCGTGCTGCTGACCCGATTCAGCGGAATGGGCGGCTGGGACAGCTCGGACGTCCTGCTCATCCCGGCGACCCGGATGCTCGCCCACGGTCTGTTCGTGCTGTTCCTTGGACGCATGCATGGAATCGGTTACTTCATCCAGGAAGGCAAGATCGACGTCTGTCTGGTGCGACCGATGTCCGTACACCTTCAGGTGCAGCTGCGCGTGTTCCCGACGAACGCGATCGGTGATCTGACGGTCGCCGTCGGACTGATGGCGGGCGCGCTCAGCCGCAGCGAACTCGACTGGACGGCGGGCCGGACGTCGTATCTGATCGCGGCCGTTCTCGGCGGCATGCTCCTGGAGGCGGCGCTTTTCACGGCGGTGGCCTCCGCGGCGCTGCGCTTCCCGGCCGCCGACTACTGGGGCCGCTGGCTGGAGGAACTTCTCGGCACGTTCGGAAGCTACCCGCTCAACGTGCTGCCCAAGGCGGTGGGCGGCTTCCTGACGTACGGCCTCCCGCTCGCCTTCGTCGCGTACTTCCCCGCCGCCGTCCTGACCGGCCATGCTCAGGGCACGGGCGTCCCCTACTGGCTGGCGGCCGTATCCCCGCTGCTGGGCCTGCTGGCGTACCTCGGCTCACGGCTGCTGTGGCGGTGGAGCCTCGGGCACTACACGGGGGTGAACGGATGA
- a CDS encoding TetR/AcrR family transcriptional regulator → MPRVGLTTDRLVEAAAELADEVGFDHVSISALARRFGVKDASLYSHVRSLGELRTRLALFVGGEMIDGIGAAVVGLAGRDALVAFAGAYREYALRHPGRYAATQIRIDRERDRELTAASPAMRRTAEITYGMLRGYGLEEPDLTDAVRLLRSTFHGYCMLEAGGGFGAPRDVQQSWDKAVDALHEALTHWPRETVTVGDDGA, encoded by the coding sequence ATGCCAAGAGTCGGCCTCACCACGGACCGTCTCGTCGAAGCCGCCGCCGAACTGGCCGACGAAGTCGGTTTCGACCACGTCAGCATCTCGGCGCTGGCCCGACGCTTCGGCGTGAAGGACGCGAGTCTGTACTCGCACGTCAGGAGTCTCGGGGAACTGCGCACCAGACTCGCCCTGTTCGTCGGCGGCGAGATGATCGACGGGATCGGCGCGGCCGTCGTCGGACTCGCGGGCAGGGACGCACTGGTCGCCTTCGCGGGGGCCTACCGGGAGTACGCGCTGCGGCACCCGGGCAGGTACGCCGCCACCCAGATCCGTATCGACCGGGAGCGGGACCGGGAACTGACCGCGGCCTCGCCCGCCATGCGCCGCACCGCCGAGATCACCTACGGGATGCTCCGGGGGTACGGTCTCGAGGAACCCGACCTCACCGACGCCGTCCGCCTGTTGCGCAGCACTTTTCACGGGTACTGCATGCTGGAGGCCGGTGGCGGCTTCGGCGCGCCCCGGGACGTGCAGCAGTCGTGGGACAAGGCGGTCGACGCCCTGCACGAGGCCCTCACTCACTGGCCGCGGGAGACGGTGACGGTCGGAGACGACGGCGCCTGA
- a CDS encoding isocitrate lyase/PEP mutase family protein translates to MPVPRATSTSAAFADLHRPGAPLLLPNAWDHASATAMAGRGFRAIGTTSLAVAAAVGLPDGASATRDETLRLALTLGSQPFLLSVDAESGFSDDPDEVAELARQLAAVGAVGINLEDGLGPAALHTAKIAAVKSAVPGLFVNARTDTYWLGERSTTETLARLDAYRQAGADGVFVPGLTDPGEIAVLVQRVDLPLNILYSPAGPTVLQLSELGVSRISLGSFLYRRALGAALEAVDEVCGGRSPGGRTPTYQEVASLGTGPGALFDTAASPGRPWIDAIGTRVSTHSTSAARRQV, encoded by the coding sequence ATGCCTGTACCCCGAGCGACCTCCACGTCGGCCGCCTTCGCGGACCTTCATCGCCCCGGCGCTCCCCTCCTTCTGCCCAACGCCTGGGACCACGCCTCCGCGACCGCCATGGCGGGGCGGGGCTTCCGGGCGATCGGCACGACGAGTCTGGCCGTGGCCGCGGCGGTGGGACTGCCCGACGGCGCATCCGCGACCCGCGACGAGACACTCCGACTCGCGCTGACACTGGGTTCACAACCGTTTCTCCTGTCCGTCGACGCCGAAAGCGGTTTCAGCGACGATCCGGACGAGGTGGCGGAGCTGGCGCGCCAGCTTGCGGCTGTGGGGGCGGTGGGCATCAACCTGGAGGACGGTCTGGGTCCGGCGGCCCTGCACACGGCGAAGATCGCCGCCGTCAAGTCGGCCGTGCCCGGCCTGTTCGTCAACGCCCGCACGGACACGTACTGGCTCGGCGAGCGCAGCACGACCGAGACGCTGGCCCGCCTCGACGCCTACCGACAGGCCGGCGCCGACGGCGTGTTCGTCCCCGGGCTGACCGATCCGGGAGAGATCGCCGTGCTCGTCCAGCGAGTCGACCTGCCCCTCAACATCCTCTACTCACCGGCCGGTCCCACCGTCCTGCAGCTCAGCGAGCTCGGTGTGAGCCGCATCAGTCTCGGCTCGTTCCTGTACCGGCGCGCTCTGGGCGCGGCGCTGGAGGCCGTCGACGAAGTCTGTGGAGGACGTTCTCCCGGCGGCCGCACACCGACCTACCAGGAGGTGGCGAGCCTCGGCACCGGGCCGGGCGCCCTGTTCGACACGGCGGCTTCGCCCGGCCGTCCGTGGATCGACGCCATCGGCACACGCGTGTCGACCCACTCGACGAGTGCGGCGCGTCGACAGGTGTGA
- a CDS encoding VOC family protein, with product MTSAIRHVTIACSDAYALGSFWSEVLGQPLHEDDEPGDEELLIEGAGLLFVTVPETKNQRNRIHLDLQPQDRTRDEEVERLLKLGATLFDDRRMPDGKGWAVLRDPEGNEFCVERSAREREAD from the coding sequence ATGACTTCTGCGATACGACATGTGACGATCGCCTGTTCCGACGCCTACGCCCTCGGCAGCTTCTGGTCCGAGGTACTGGGCCAGCCGCTCCACGAGGACGACGAGCCCGGCGACGAAGAGCTGCTCATCGAAGGGGCGGGCCTGCTGTTCGTCACCGTCCCGGAGACCAAGAACCAGCGCAACCGCATCCACCTCGACCTTCAGCCGCAGGACCGCACCCGCGATGAGGAAGTGGAGCGCCTGCTCAAGCTCGGCGCCACCCTGTTCGACGACCGTCGCATGCCCGACGGCAAGGGGTGGGCCGTCCTCAGGGACCCGGAGGGCAACGAGTTCTGCGTGGAGCGCAGCGCGCGGGAGCGCGAGGCCGACTGA
- a CDS encoding LysR family transcriptional regulator, producing METRELRYFVAVAEELHFGRAAQRLGIAQPPLSRAIGGLERRLGTLLLERGSRGVAALTGAGAVLLREARTALDAVEAAERRTRRAALAATGRPAVVLAAKAGASGELLAKLLDAYAAEPGAVAVDVALCGPGEQARLLHDGRADVALLHRPFDDTAGFDTEDLHSEGQVAILPVGHPLSGRPHVRLAEVTGLPDLPLPRWPRPDGTFPDGPGPQVRDHTQLTQLIALGRACAVVPESGRTGLREDLTAVPVPDAPHVTTVIAWPPHSRSTAVAGLVRAATSL from the coding sequence GTGGAGACACGTGAGCTGCGGTACTTCGTCGCGGTCGCCGAAGAGCTGCACTTCGGCCGGGCCGCGCAGCGGCTCGGGATCGCCCAGCCCCCGCTGTCGCGGGCGATCGGCGGGCTCGAACGGCGCCTGGGCACCCTCCTGTTGGAGCGCGGCAGCCGGGGTGTCGCCGCCCTGACCGGGGCAGGGGCGGTGCTGCTGCGGGAGGCGCGGACGGCGCTGGACGCCGTCGAGGCCGCCGAACGGCGGACCCGCCGGGCCGCCCTCGCGGCGACCGGCCGCCCCGCCGTGGTCCTGGCCGCGAAGGCGGGCGCCTCCGGTGAACTGCTGGCGAAACTCCTCGACGCCTACGCCGCCGAGCCCGGCGCCGTCGCCGTGGACGTCGCGCTGTGCGGGCCGGGCGAGCAGGCACGGTTGCTGCACGACGGCCGGGCCGACGTAGCCCTGCTGCATCGGCCGTTCGACGACACGGCCGGCTTCGACACCGAGGACCTGCACTCCGAGGGCCAGGTCGCGATCCTCCCGGTGGGCCACCCTCTCAGCGGCCGCCCTCACGTGCGGCTCGCTGAGGTCACCGGCCTTCCCGACCTGCCCCTGCCCCGCTGGCCTCGCCCGGACGGCACCTTCCCGGACGGCCCCGGACCGCAGGTGCGCGACCACACGCAACTCACCCAGCTCATCGCCCTAGGCCGCGCCTGCGCCGTCGTGCCGGAGTCGGGCCGCACCGGCCTGCGCGAGGACCTCACCGCCGTACCGGTCCCCGACGCCCCCCACGTCACCACGGTCATCGCCTGGCCCCCGCACAGCCGCTCAACGGCGGTCGCGGGGCTGGTCCGCGCCGCTACTTCCCTGTGA
- a CDS encoding SDR family oxidoreductase, which yields MSETNTVNHPKVALVTGANKGIGYEIAAGLGALGWSVGVGARNQERREAAVDRLRAAGTDAFGVPLDVTDDAGVTAAARLMEERVGRLDALINNAGITGGGPQEPTTVDVNRVRAAVETNVIGVIRVTNALLPLLRRSPSPRIVNVSSSVGSLTLQTTPGAETGPIAIAYAPSKTFLNAVTVQYARELADTHILINAVCPGYTATDLNGFRGVRTPQQGAAAAIRLATVPADGPTGRFFDDEGEVPW from the coding sequence ATGAGTGAGACGAACACTGTGAACCACCCCAAGGTCGCGCTGGTGACCGGGGCCAACAAGGGCATCGGGTACGAGATCGCCGCCGGGCTCGGCGCCCTCGGCTGGTCCGTCGGAGTCGGCGCGCGGAACCAGGAGCGGCGCGAGGCCGCGGTGGACAGGCTGCGCGCGGCCGGAACCGACGCGTTCGGCGTGCCGCTGGATGTGACCGACGACGCCGGCGTGACAGCGGCGGCTCGGCTGATGGAGGAACGGGTCGGCCGGCTCGACGCGCTCATAAACAATGCGGGGATCACCGGCGGCGGACCGCAGGAGCCCACCACTGTCGACGTGAACCGGGTACGGGCGGCCGTGGAGACCAACGTGATCGGCGTCATTCGCGTCACCAACGCACTGCTCCCTCTGCTGCGCCGCTCGCCGTCGCCGCGGATCGTGAACGTATCCAGCAGCGTCGGCTCCCTCACACTCCAGACCACGCCTGGCGCCGAGACGGGCCCCATCGCCATCGCCTACGCACCGTCGAAGACGTTCCTCAACGCCGTCACCGTGCAGTACGCCAGGGAACTGGCCGACACCCACATCCTGATCAACGCCGTCTGCCCCGGCTACACGGCGACCGACCTCAACGGTTTCCGGGGAGTGCGCACCCCCCAGCAGGGCGCAGCCGCCGCGATCCGGCTGGCCACCGTACCGGCCGACGGGCCGACGGGTCGCTTCTTCGACGACGAGGGAGAAGTGCCCTGGTGA
- a CDS encoding DUF2264 domain-containing protein, translated as MHLPPPDLARSPRTGYTRAHWEAAADALLAAVEPYATEDRALYHFPGSRGSWSGRLSDGLEGYARTLLLAAFRRDESALERYATGLSAGVRGVWPRIEDRAQPLVEAASIALALRLTRTMLWDRLDDGTRQRAAAWLGDALTAEPWPCNWELFPVTVGGFLESVGHEPEASRKAIDRGLERIEQWYVGDGWYTDGTGRAFDYYNGWAMHLYPVLHAWLADDTDLLARYGDRLTTHLADYARLFGADGAPMHQGRSLTYRFATTAPLWLGALTGHTPLAPGETRRLASGTLRYFLERDAVDAHGLLTLGWHGPDESVLQGYSGPASPYWASKGFLGLLLPPDHEVWTAQEEAGPAERGNAITPLAAPNWLIQSTGSDGLVRLHNHGSEDVRYDPYYTRFAYSTVTRPLGSPPDNTVSVGGDPHREGIVPLGTGEGWAASRHVQGSGAEVTSLVVADGAVEVRAHLVAGAAPGTEVLVTGWATTQGGAERADLLPVHGLTGHDPLSGVVAEGPATLFVALARLTAEPDPLPLQDLVAVEVHPTPAGDDAHGAYDLSVRWRTGPERRFRFLASAASATAVADAGGAGGHVAPDEVTTPGESTTSGGLTISGERSAAPSWSVRPR; from the coding sequence ATGCACCTGCCCCCGCCCGACCTCGCCCGCAGCCCCCGCACGGGATACACCCGTGCCCACTGGGAGGCGGCCGCCGACGCCCTGCTCGCCGCGGTGGAGCCGTACGCCACCGAAGATCGCGCTCTCTACCACTTTCCCGGCAGCAGGGGGAGCTGGTCCGGCCGGCTCTCCGACGGCCTGGAGGGATACGCCCGCACGCTGCTGCTCGCCGCGTTCCGCCGGGACGAATCCGCGCTGGAACGTTACGCGACCGGTCTCTCGGCCGGCGTCCGCGGCGTCTGGCCCCGCATCGAGGACCGCGCGCAGCCCCTCGTCGAGGCCGCGTCCATCGCCCTCGCGCTGCGGCTGACCCGCACGATGCTCTGGGACCGGCTCGACGACGGCACCCGGCAACGCGCGGCGGCCTGGCTCGGCGACGCGCTCACCGCGGAACCCTGGCCGTGCAACTGGGAGCTGTTTCCCGTCACGGTAGGCGGTTTCCTGGAGTCGGTCGGTCATGAGCCGGAGGCTTCCCGCAAGGCGATCGACCGAGGCCTCGAGCGCATCGAGCAGTGGTATGTCGGCGACGGCTGGTACACCGACGGCACCGGCCGGGCCTTCGACTACTACAACGGCTGGGCCATGCACCTCTACCCGGTCCTGCACGCCTGGCTGGCCGACGACACCGACCTGCTGGCCCGCTACGGCGACCGGCTGACGACCCATCTCGCCGACTACGCCCGCCTGTTCGGCGCCGACGGGGCCCCGATGCACCAGGGGCGCTCCCTCACCTACCGCTTCGCGACCACCGCCCCCCTGTGGCTGGGGGCTCTGACCGGCCACACCCCGCTGGCCCCCGGCGAGACCCGCCGCCTCGCCTCGGGGACGCTCAGGTACTTCCTGGAACGGGACGCGGTCGACGCACACGGACTGCTGACCCTCGGCTGGCACGGCCCCGACGAGTCGGTCCTGCAGGGGTATTCGGGCCCGGCTTCCCCGTACTGGGCGAGCAAGGGATTCCTCGGGCTGCTCCTTCCGCCGGATCACGAGGTGTGGACGGCTCAGGAGGAAGCGGGACCGGCCGAACGAGGAAACGCGATCACGCCGCTTGCCGCACCCAACTGGCTCATTCAGTCCACCGGTTCGGACGGGCTGGTCCGCCTGCACAACCACGGCAGTGAGGACGTCCGGTACGACCCTTACTACACGCGTTTCGCGTACTCCACCGTCACCCGGCCACTGGGCTCGCCGCCGGACAACACCGTCTCGGTTGGCGGCGACCCGCACCGGGAGGGGATCGTCCCGCTCGGCACCGGAGAGGGTTGGGCGGCGTCCCGGCACGTCCAAGGATCCGGCGCCGAGGTCACGAGCCTGGTGGTCGCCGACGGCGCCGTGGAGGTGCGCGCCCATCTTGTCGCGGGCGCCGCCCCGGGCACGGAAGTCCTCGTCACGGGCTGGGCCACGACACAGGGCGGGGCGGAGCGGGCCGATCTGCTGCCCGTGCACGGACTCACGGGCCACGACCCGCTGTCGGGCGTGGTGGCCGAGGGCCCCGCGACACTCTTCGTCGCGCTGGCCCGGCTCACCGCGGAGCCCGACCCGCTGCCCCTCCAGGACCTCGTGGCCGTAGAGGTGCACCCGACGCCGGCCGGCGACGACGCTCACGGTGCCTACGACCTGAGCGTCCGGTGGCGGACAGGCCCGGAGCGCCGCTTCCGCTTCCTGGCATCGGCGGCGTCTGCCACCGCGGTGGCAGACGCCGGCGGCGCGGGCGGGCACGTCGCTCCGGACGAGGTCACGACGCCGGGTGAGTCCACGACTTCCGGCGGTCTCACGATTTCCGGCGAGCGATCCGCAGCGCCGTCGTGGTCGGTGAGACCCCGGTGA
- a CDS encoding rhamnogalacturonan acetylesterase: MRRFNTAVLTALTLAAGLTAVPAAHAHGGRAPLGIDNCTATACHFDVAPGAYDVKVVLGGSAASGTSVTAETRRAMLPEIAVPAGERVVRSFTVDVRTPEGEPTGPAGTAGLDLVLGGSAPALADIRVTPARPVRQIFLVGDSTVCDQPAEPYTGWGQQLPQYLRQGVSVANYADSGESTVTYLGNPQLWDTVRPLIRHGDLVLVQLAHNDKTTDEATYRANLETLVAGVRERGGRPVLVTPIVRRWFNADGTLNNGTALLVNGLGVDHPAVIRSVAAARGVPLIDLTAKTKAVVESLGVEGSKALYLYNEKRDNTHTSVHGATVYAGLVRDELLALHLVPKGIVRVG; this comes from the coding sequence GTGAGACGTTTCAACACCGCCGTGCTGACGGCGCTGACCCTGGCCGCCGGCCTGACGGCCGTGCCGGCCGCCCACGCCCACGGCGGTCGCGCCCCGCTCGGCATCGACAACTGCACGGCCACCGCCTGCCACTTCGACGTCGCACCGGGCGCCTATGACGTCAAGGTCGTCCTCGGCGGCAGCGCCGCGTCCGGCACCAGCGTCACCGCAGAGACCCGGCGAGCCATGCTTCCCGAGATCGCCGTCCCCGCCGGCGAACGTGTCGTCCGCAGCTTCACCGTCGACGTCCGCACCCCCGAGGGGGAGCCCACCGGCCCTGCGGGAACCGCCGGCCTGGACCTGGTCCTCGGCGGATCCGCTCCGGCCCTGGCGGACATCCGGGTCACCCCCGCCCGGCCCGTCCGGCAGATCTTCCTCGTCGGCGACTCCACCGTGTGCGACCAGCCTGCCGAGCCGTACACGGGATGGGGCCAGCAACTGCCGCAATATCTGCGGCAAGGCGTTTCTGTCGCCAACTACGCGGACTCGGGGGAGAGTACGGTCACGTACCTGGGGAACCCGCAGCTCTGGGACACGGTCCGGCCGCTGATCCGCCACGGCGACCTCGTCCTGGTCCAGCTCGCCCACAACGACAAGACGACGGACGAGGCGACGTACCGCGCGAACCTCGAGACACTGGTGGCGGGAGTGAGGGAGAGGGGCGGCCGGCCGGTCCTGGTGACCCCCATCGTGCGCCGCTGGTTCAACGCCGACGGCACGCTGAACAACGGAACCGCTCTGCTGGTCAACGGACTCGGCGTCGACCACCCTGCGGTCATCCGCTCGGTCGCCGCCGCCCGGGGCGTCCCGCTGATCGACCTCACCGCCAAGACCAAGGCGGTGGTGGAGTCCCTCGGCGTCGAGGGTTCCAAGGCGCTGTACCTGTACAACGAGAAAAGGGACAACACGCACACGTCCGTGCACGGGGCCACCGTCTACGCGGGCCTGGTGCGCGACGAACTCCTCGCCCTGCATCTGGTGCCGAAGGGCATCGTGCGGGTGGGATGA
- a CDS encoding rhamnogalacturonan lyase B N-terminal domain-containing protein, translating to MSGSAKHPVRRRTFVLGAAAAAGSAALAGPLAVPAAAAAFGYTDDGSHYVVDTGADLVFKVSKSTGDLTSLVYRGTEYQGYGGMNSHIESGLGSSTVTIARSGSTILVSVTHGTLRHYYAARSGENNVYLWTNKADTSVSATRYIVRVKAGLFLNDEPDSYTYTTSTIEASDVFAKSNGQTRSKHYSRLRVMDYDYIGWTAGGVGLWIVRSNHEKASGGPFYRSLLRHQSADGGGLYEILYYGQNQTEAQRFGLQGPYVIAFTDGGAPSPSLFPGTLTTSWADSLGIAGYAGASGRGRVAGVGITGRNSAHAYTVGLANSTAQYWGSARASDGYFSITGVLPGTYTLTVHKSELAVYTMQVTVTAGTTTTLNSFAIPSSNDPSNASAIWRINDWTGTPGGFKNADLMTYAHPSDVRASAWTGNVVIGSGSETSAFPCYIWKDVNSGLLVYFKLTAAQAAAAHTLRIGVTTAYANGRPQVVVNDAWTSAVPSPPTQPSTRSLTNGSYRGNNHTFTYSVPASAWLTDTGQYNVLKINVVSGSGTTSYLSAGTSIDAIDLLV from the coding sequence ATGTCCGGATCCGCGAAGCACCCGGTCCGACGCCGTACCTTCGTCCTCGGCGCCGCGGCCGCGGCCGGCTCCGCCGCGCTCGCCGGGCCGCTCGCCGTCCCGGCCGCCGCAGCGGCGTTCGGCTACACCGACGACGGCTCGCACTACGTCGTCGACACCGGTGCCGACCTCGTCTTCAAGGTCAGCAAGAGCACCGGCGACCTGACCTCGCTGGTCTACCGGGGCACCGAGTATCAGGGCTACGGCGGCATGAACTCGCACATCGAGTCGGGCCTCGGCAGCTCCACCGTGACGATCGCTCGGTCCGGCTCGACGATTCTCGTCTCCGTCACGCACGGCACGCTCCGGCACTACTACGCGGCCCGCAGCGGCGAGAACAACGTCTACCTGTGGACCAACAAGGCAGACACGTCCGTTTCGGCAACCCGTTACATCGTGCGGGTCAAGGCCGGCCTGTTCCTCAACGACGAGCCGGACTCGTACACGTACACGACCAGCACGATCGAGGCCTCCGACGTCTTCGCGAAGTCCAACGGCCAGACCCGCTCCAAGCACTACTCCAGACTGCGCGTCATGGACTACGACTACATCGGCTGGACGGCCGGCGGCGTCGGTCTGTGGATCGTGCGCAGCAACCACGAGAAGGCTTCCGGAGGCCCTTTCTACCGCTCTCTCCTGCGCCATCAGAGCGCCGACGGCGGCGGCCTGTACGAGATCCTCTACTACGGCCAGAACCAGACGGAGGCGCAACGCTTCGGCCTCCAGGGCCCGTACGTGATCGCCTTCACGGACGGCGGCGCCCCCTCCCCGTCGCTGTTCCCGGGAACGCTGACCACCTCATGGGCGGACTCGCTCGGCATCGCCGGGTACGCCGGCGCGAGCGGCCGCGGCCGGGTCGCGGGGGTGGGCATCACGGGGCGGAACAGCGCCCACGCCTACACCGTCGGCCTGGCCAACTCCACCGCGCAGTACTGGGGTTCGGCGCGAGCGTCCGACGGCTACTTCTCGATCACCGGGGTGCTCCCCGGGACGTACACGCTCACCGTCCACAAGAGCGAGCTGGCCGTGTACACCATGCAGGTGACGGTGACCGCCGGCACGACGACCACGCTGAACTCGTTCGCCATCCCGTCCTCGAACGATCCGAGCAACGCGAGCGCGATCTGGCGGATCAACGACTGGACCGGGACACCGGGCGGCTTCAAGAACGCCGACCTGATGACGTACGCGCACCCGTCGGACGTCCGCGCCTCCGCATGGACCGGCAACGTCGTCATCGGCAGCGGCAGCGAGACCTCGGCGTTCCCCTGCTACATCTGGAAGGACGTCAACAGCGGCCTGCTCGTGTACTTCAAACTGACCGCCGCCCAGGCCGCCGCCGCGCACACCCTGCGCATCGGTGTGACGACGGCCTATGCCAACGGCCGGCCGCAGGTCGTCGTGAACGACGCCTGGACCTCCGCCGTCCCGTCCCCGCCCACCCAGCCGAGCACCCGGTCCCTGACGAACGGGTCCTACCGGGGCAACAACCACACGTTCACCTACAGCGTCCCCGCGAGCGCCTGGCTCACGGACACCGGCCAGTACAACGTGCTGAAGATCAACGTGGTGAGCGGGTCCGGGACGACTTCCTACCTGAGCGCCGGCACATCGATCGACGCGATCGACCTGCTTGTGTGA
- a CDS encoding RICIN domain-containing protein, translating to MRRAYATLLALCLALAGALASAGPAQAAPVSIANGTQFKDASGDPLHAHGGGVLKVGSYYYWFGEDRNADNTFRYVDAYRSTDLKNWEFRNHVLTQSSASELATANIERPKVVYNASTGKFVMWMHKENGTDYSEARAAVAVSDTVDGDYAWQGSFRPLDQHMSRDITVFVDSDGAGYMVSAARENYDLQIYRLTADYTGIASLVADPWHNGHREAPALFKRNGVYFMLTSGATGWSPNQQQYATATSLAGPWTAMTNVGDATTYGSQTAYVLPVQGSSGTSYLYLGDRWGDSFGGTVNDSRYVWLPLAFPTSTSMSMSWTPEVTVDTVTGTVAGTSATYNTLIARHSGKCADVTSQSLWAGAQIKQYDCNGGNNQKYWFKSVGSGYYQLVVRSSSLCVRENAGTVSQEDCNASVTAQQWSLTTSGSYVNITSRASGKCLDVNGASTANSAAIITYACNGNANQQWTRGS from the coding sequence ATGAGACGTGCGTACGCGACCCTGCTCGCCCTCTGTCTGGCCCTGGCAGGAGCTCTGGCCTCGGCGGGACCGGCCCAGGCGGCACCCGTGTCGATCGCCAACGGCACGCAGTTCAAGGACGCCTCGGGCGATCCGCTGCATGCTCACGGCGGCGGGGTCCTCAAAGTCGGCTCGTACTACTACTGGTTCGGCGAGGACCGCAACGCCGACAACACGTTCCGGTACGTGGACGCCTACCGTTCCACCGACCTGAAGAACTGGGAGTTCCGCAACCACGTGCTGACCCAGTCGAGCGCGTCCGAGCTGGCCACCGCCAACATCGAACGTCCGAAGGTCGTCTACAACGCCTCCACCGGCAAGTTCGTGATGTGGATGCACAAGGAGAACGGCACGGACTACAGCGAGGCGCGTGCCGCCGTCGCCGTGTCGGACACCGTCGACGGCGACTACGCCTGGCAGGGCAGCTTCCGGCCGCTCGACCAGCACATGTCGCGCGACATCACGGTTTTCGTGGACAGCGACGGCGCCGGGTACATGGTCTCGGCGGCGCGCGAGAACTACGACCTGCAGATCTACCGGCTGACCGCCGACTACACCGGTATCGCAAGCCTTGTCGCCGACCCCTGGCACAACGGCCACCGCGAGGCGCCGGCGCTGTTCAAGCGAAACGGCGTCTACTTCATGCTCACCTCGGGCGCCACCGGCTGGAGCCCCAACCAGCAGCAGTACGCGACGGCCACCTCCCTCGCCGGTCCCTGGACGGCCATGACGAACGTCGGCGACGCGACGACGTACGGCTCGCAGACCGCGTACGTCCTTCCTGTCCAGGGGAGCTCGGGTACCTCCTACCTGTACCTGGGCGACCGCTGGGGCGACTCCTTCGGCGGCACCGTCAACGACTCCCGCTACGTCTGGCTGCCGCTGGCCTTCCCCACGTCCACCTCGATGTCGATGTCATGGACCCCCGAGGTGACGGTCGACACCGTCACCGGGACCGTCGCGGGCACGAGTGCCACCTACAACACGCTCATCGCCCGGCACAGCGGCAAGTGCGCGGACGTCACGAGCCAGTCGCTCTGGGCAGGAGCCCAGATCAAGCAGTACGACTGCAACGGCGGCAACAACCAGAAGTACTGGTTCAAGTCCGTCGGAAGCGGTTACTACCAGTTGGTCGTCCGCAGCAGTTCCCTGTGCGTGCGGGAGAACGCGGGCACGGTGAGCCAGGAGGACTGCAACGCCTCGGTCACCGCTCAGCAGTGGTCGCTGACGACCTCGGGCAGCTACGTGAACATCACCTCGCGCGCGAGCGGAAAGTGCCTGGACGTGAACGGCGCGTCCACCGCCAACTCCGCTGCGATCATCACGTACGCGTGCAACGGAAATGCCAACCAGCAGTGGACACGCGGTTCCTGA